From Daucus carota subsp. sativus chromosome 6, DH1 v3.0, whole genome shotgun sequence:
GTGGTGAAATATATACCGCaaaataaatgtaattttgcGTTTAATCCCCTTTTATATCATTCTTGTCTGAAATTCGATATATGCCTTTTTCGGTTTAAACTTTCTTTTATATACACatctttatattttaagtattaaacaaaaaagaaagtatTAAACTAcggttattatatttaaaatattttctaaataaaatgatatatcaAAATgttaattcataaaatattaattagatataattgaCGACAAAAAAGTAAGCATGTTTCAAAACTTTGATGTCAGAAAAAACAGTGAGACTAGCTCATAGCAAATGAGTTATTcataaaatttggaaaaagaaaaaaaactgaTATAGTGATATGTGCACAGCACTCAACATCTCCAACCTTACAAAAATCCTTATCTAAAAGTTTTGGTCACAtgctaaaaataaatttttttaagatgATATGTGTAAATTGCAAAACTTTGATGATACAAGAtttttgtctataattatagcgACTATATGTATCGAACATCAAGAGATATGTGATGAAATGTGTAACATATAATGTAATATAGATAATTCAACActgtaaaaattaaaacatgaaaaaaaaaacgtaAGTATGTTACaggaatcaacatgtagaatATCGGAGATGTGCAGAAATAGACAAGCTAGCAAACTGAAGCGAACACCCGTCTACTAAaaaaagttcattaatatgttcaagtctCAATGAAGAATAAAGTACAAGACGTTTATGAGAAATAGAATTGTTTGATGATTTAGTATCAAATACCAAAAAATTCCATTGTCAACTCTCTGATTATCTGTGATAAAAAATGAAGCAAATACAACCAAACGTGTACTGGTCAATGTCATTTATTAGAAGAAGATGCGAAGATTAAAATCAGTGTTAATCATTTGTGATTCAGACCAGTGTATAAAACGTCAACACGTACGAGGATGATCGTTTATATTAATCTAACAAAGAACTGGTCAAGTTAAGCAGAGAGTTCCAAAATTCGTTAAAGAGCTATTAGCTGAAGACAGATTCCCAAAAAAAAGGTTATATTAAGTCATGGCACCCAAGTGTTTAAACTCATATATTAATGTGtgcaaatatttatatatattgcaaaAATGATTCAAATCAGAAAGTGTTGTATAAATTCTCAGGGATAGGGTCCAAGGATGGATAACTAACATTGGCTTGGAGGTACACAACAAACCTTATGTCATCAAGTGCTTCAAGAATAGAATGATTCGGAATATAAGCCCGAAAGATGAAAGTCTATCTAGTtacttaattttctaaaatgtCTTGAAGTTGAGCTGCGGAACAAGTGCTCTAACACGCGACAAAGTAGATTACTGTTGAGATTCTCTAAGTCTATCGTCTAAATTTCGCTCTATTAGAAATCTCAGCCTGGTTGGTATCAACtctcaaccaccatatccactttCACCTTTAGACCCTTCAAATCACTAAAGAAGAATCTGCTGTTGTGTCGTTCAATCCAAACACTATCATTTTCTGGAGGAAAAAGTATGCTAAAACCGTTACATTATATCTTGAAGAGATTGAAGATCTATCATCTAAGGATATTATGAAGGCAATCCGAAGAGTTAAGGTTTCGTGTGTTAAAGAAGATAAATAAGTTCTAAAACCTCTCTTAGAACTTCTGAAGCTGAAAAAGATTATGGAAACAATGCACAATATCTCGAGAATACGTGGTCATCCATCCCAGATCATCACTGCAATTAAAGGTATGGAACTTGAAATGTCTTTCaaaaagttgaagaaaatgaaacaTCTTACTTCATTTGAAAAGTTAAAGGAGAAGTTTGAGAATCCTCCGCCAGCAAACGCACTAGAGGAAGTAGCATTCAACATTATAACTGCTAGGATTAATGAGATCGagcagttgagttatcctcttaaatttcaattaataatttcttgtcacaaattcaattaataaactaatagtATAAAAtgttttgtttaaattattttgataaatttatgcCCATTCCAATAAACGAAATAAAGGaagtttgttttaattaaagagGTCTCttctataatataatttaataaataatgataTAATTCCGGTTAGATAATCATTTGTATGAATAAAGAGATTTCTTTTCTTAGAATTCTCTTCTTAGAGAAGTAAGGCTACTTTGAAAAACTAatcatttatataaataagagtttctttattttattagacCTTTTCTAAGATAAGaatcatgtatttttttttctgtcATATAGAATAATGTATTTTGAAAAAGAGGTTTCTATCTTCCAAGGGAccattcttaaaaaaaaattgagcttACTATAATTAAGTATCCACTCATTTAAAGCAGAAGATTTCTTTTGAGCGATTTCTTTTAGACTTAATTGCAGGAAgaacttttattttttctcaCAAAAATGGCTCAGATATTTTCCTAAGCAGATGATTGCATTCCGTCTAAATTAGTTTAAAAAatgttgtttatttatatttttgggccatttttgtgttaaaaaaacattattcgACCATCATGTTGTAATTAAATCATAAATTGAATACACTCATGTGTTTAAAAAAATAGTTAGGCCATCACACTGTCCGGTTTTATATTTGGGTCACTTTTGTGCCAAAAAAAATAGTTGAGTCCATCCTCCTGCAATTAAGTCTTTCTTTtatcatctatactatactataataagccaacataggtataatttgtagtccaaggttttagttatattttttggtttggtactctccttttggtactacaagtctacaaatatgGAGTCTAGTAGTattataaacagtttcaaatactaaaaacactcataccaatacattatcatataatatttcatcaaaaaaattataatgatgttataaataaaattataaatatacaattttgaatatctttttttaacaagaactttcgtataactttttttaattttaacgtgttctatttcaatataaccattacataaccctttctaaatctaatattaaaagttattgttgtaaaaaaaaccaagatcacaaaattacgttgaaattcgattgattagattactgaatctttcaaaggtattacatgatcggctatgtttggaaaagattagaattttatgattttttttatttttaaatctacgtgtactaaattcggattaaacgtactaaaatcctaatatatatatatatatatatatatatatatatatatatatgattaatttttttgatacataggtctagcctgctataacccatatgtaaataaggaaaaatagtcaaaatttatttgatttaactgatttgatcgttattattacaataattttttgtataatatatactggtttccatattcaatacatttaatttccaaatcaagactttttgttatactTCCTAAACAATGGAACACTTTTTAACAACTCAATTTAGCTCttgataatgaaatttttatatattaattttttatattttctgatacatggatatagactgctataattcatagcaaaaaggatttaaaatattttcaaacgaTAATTCAAAGCATTGATTCTAGCACAATCCCACAAATTATGCATTCATTCTAACTTTTGTTTTTAACTGTTTTAACTAATATGTAAGCATTGATTCGATAAGTGTTATATCATGGATGAAGTATATTCATCTGGTTTCTTTGAACGAAGTTTGCTAATCCATGTGTGCTCTTCCATTTTAGTATATCACAATATTTGCATCTTATATTCCTGTGAAATATATTGATGAATTACTGCATCACCCTTTAGATATCAAGTTATATCTGCGATTCATATTTATCAAGACGACTTAGAAACACCGGTGATCTTGTATCTAGCAAGTATATATGAAGGTTCAAATGTGTGAAGGTTAGATCAAAATTTTCACTCGGCTCAataatatacacatataaataCATTTAATTTCTAAATCTATTTGGTGAcaatatataaaacaatacgagaataattttaaaataaattatgtcaTTCTAGGCTTAATCGTGATATATATGTATCACTGCTATATCTCTGATTATAACATCTCCAAGATAGTTGAATAAACGTActacaatatttaaatttttatggaacaataatgtaataaagtatttcaaattatgctcaAATCCTTTATAGACTAGGAGCTTTTCATCCGGGCTATGTTGATTTAAaatgacattttattttattaaatttaatttttaatttggggTTATTTGATGGTTTGATATTCTGTTCTTAAtcctaaaaattatttcacaacgccaaaaaaaaacaactatAATATCAGGACacccgtgcgcggagcgcgggtaaaaaaatctagtaaataataaattacgaactatatatccgcacgtgcttcgcacgggttaaatgCTAGTATTAGTAATTTTGTACCAGGGGTTCCGAAAAACCAAGATAAGATGGGCAAGGTTAGACTAGATTGGACGGAAGGCATGAACTGGCACTATAGGTCGGAAAATGTCAGAAGGTGCGGACATATAGTAACCGGACGCAGGAAAAACCAGAAACCAGGGTATACACAGGATGACCctcataaatattaatatatgcacGCAACCTTCGAAAGAAAAACACCAGGAAGAAATTCAGCAAGTAATTGCAGCGCCATTGCCTAGAACATACTTAAAGTCAAATtctataactaaaattttatttgactttCTTTTATCTGATTTTCCTTGGGTAGGTTTTACCTAAATAATATGAAATGATGTCATCAGATTCCGGACAGAatcttctcttctttttttaacaTGGAGAACAAAATCATGCAATGATTTTTAATATCTCAACCGGCCAGGAAGTTGCATATAACTTGTAAAGTTCTACATACATAACTTGTAAGCTGAGTAATGCTACTAAACAGGATGTCGCAGCTTACATGACACTATATAATATGACCTTCAGTTCATCACCTTCAACTTATCTACATATCAGATCTCTAtaagtaaataaatattaaattaatgggAGCAACATCAAGGTGCTGTCGCTGGACCATCATATGTTTCTTGTGCATACTCATCAAGTTCGCATTTATATTTGTGGTAAGCATATTTTTCTCTTGGGTTAACGTGCGTACTGAGAAATCCGGAGCTTCGTTTTACGTCGAGAAATTTTACGTGCCGGCACTCAATAGTACTGCTGGTGGTAACTACACGGTTGATAACACGACGGCGATCaactttgtttttaatttttttaatagacGTGAGCACATAGGAATATACTATGATGATCTCAACGTGACATTTTATTATGGCCGTAACAAAAGTCTCGAAATTGGGAGCCTCAAGTTGTCCGGGTTTCACCAGCATGGAGAGGAAAATTCTTACTCGAGGGGTTCAGTTGAAGTTAAGGGTGTGCCATGGAACACGATGGCTAGGAACGGGTCGAAGGTGGATTTTCGGGTGGATATGGCGACTAAGGTGAGGTATAGTGAGATGTTTTTTATGGGGAAGAGGAGGCGAGTTCGCGTTCGAGCTATTGTGGAAGTTAATGATACTACTGGCCTTAAAATCAAGAAGAAATCTATTAGGCTCAAGTCTGGTGCAACAAAGACTGGTTGGAGAGTGTCTGTTGCATTTAGCCTGCTCATGGTTTTGTTGTTCcaaatgtaatattttaaacTTGTCGATCTCTTGATGATTGTTATTTGTTGTTAATATGTTGTTTTCTGTTGATGAAACATGCATTTGCAAAGGAATGCAAtgtaaagtataataatttcaCTCTTAGATTGCTGCTTGGGTGCTAGTTTATTTTCgtgataataaaatttgtgcATCTTTTAAGTTGAAGCTTTAGAGTTTATGAAGCAATCAACTCAGTCAAAGAAAATCGTGACAGTCACCTATCTGGTAGTAATTCTAGTACTCATACATTGGTGATGCTAAAAAGATTACAAATCATTCATGGTTCTGGCATTGCATGAACTCTCCGAGCCAGTTTTCGTTTCTACTCTACGAAAATTGTCTCAATATGGATATTATTATTTGCAACCTTTACTGAACAATAAGTGATAAATTCGTATTTGCAATCAAAGACTTGGAACGAGATGAACAAACCATCACTATGAATGTAGAAACTCCATTGATGAACTCAAAGATCTAACTACTACATTATGTGTCTCTGTATTGTGTTGAAGAtacaaaatgaatgaaaactaCTATGCAGTAACCAAGCTAACAGAACAACAGAATGGAAGGTTCTGGATTGTGCTGAGCTGTGCAAGTTAGTTATCCAGCTTGCACTGATGTGGCAACTAGCAGTTACCAGTATTATTTCCAATAATAAACTGATTCAGCATTCGAAAGTGCAGGTCACAGTATAAAGAATAAAATTGATAAGAAAAGAATAATACAGGAATCTGTCAttttattgcataattttataatttgtatcATTGTCTGTGGGGTGTAATATTATATAGGATGACCTGTTAAATATCATTTAGCGAGACATCGTCACAGAAGGTCCGAGCTAATGAACTCTGATGAGAAATTACAACAGAACTTACCTTGAACATCCTTAGCTTAATACACAGACCCTGGAACTAATTAAGAATATATTTGACTTTCTTTTCTCGTAATTTCTTTGTGCAAGTTTTCCATAAACTATACTCCTATATATGAAATGATGTCATAGTCGGATTCCGGAGAAATGaatctttctttttttaaacATGGAGAACTAAAATGATAATCTTAGCCGGCCAGGAAACTTACACATGACTTGTGAAGTTTCACAACATTATACATAACTTGTCAGATGAGGAATGCTACGTAGCAGCATGTTACAACTTGGATGTACACTATAAATCAATATCACCTTCAACTTGGATATATCGAATGGGGGCGATGTCAAGGTGTTATGTCTGGTTTATCTTATATTTGTTGTGCATAGGCATCTTGGCATTTGTATTTGGTGTAGTCTTTTTCTTCTCTTGGGTTACTGTAATTACTCAGAAATCCGGAGCTTCGTTTTACGTTCAAAAGTTTTACGTGCCGGCTCTCAATAGTACAGCCGGTGGAAATTACACGGCTGATAACACGACATCGATTAGCTTTGTCTTCAACATTCGTAACACACTTAATAACATCGGAATATACTATGATGATCTCAACGTGACATTTTCTTATGGCAGTGACAAAAGTCTCGAAATTGGGAGCTACAAGTTGGACGGGTTTCACCAGCATGCTAATGAAAATACTTACTCTGGTGATTCAGTTGCAGTTAAAGGTGTGCCCTGGAACACGATTGCTCAAAACGGGTCGAAAGTGGATTTTCGGGTGGCTTTAGCAACTAAGGTGAGGTATCATCAGATGTTTTTTAAGGGTAAGAAGAGGCAAGTTCGCATTCGAGCTGTTGTGCAAGTTAATGATACTACTGGCctcaaaatcaagaaaaaatctATTAGGCTCACGTCTGGCGCAACAGAGACCGGTCGGAGCACAGGAGCGTCTGTTGCATTTAGCTTGCTCATTATTTTGTTGTTTCCTATTTAATACTATCTTGAATTTCATGATTGTTGTAATTTGTTGTTTTTTCCGTCATGATATTGTTGTCTTGTTAGAATATAACGGTGGCGTTTGGGAACCGCACAGAAGCACTTCTTTTttaagaagttgcttctatttttcttaacctgtttgtgtaaaaagtcagaaACACTTGTAAGAAACTGAGAATGTTAGTTTTTGTTTGAGGaattctacttctttcccagacactttaacaaattataagtcttaacttagggggtgtttggatgattggtgggaatgggaatggggaATGGGAATGAGGGGTATGGGAATGGAGGGTATGGGAAATGGTAACCCGTGGAGGTATTGATTTACCCTTCAAGAGGGAATGAGGTTCTCATTCCAAACAAAAATTttactaatccaaacacaatGTATGGGTATtaggttccgattcccgttaaccgggctcattaaccatcaACCAAACGCCCCCTTACTTCttacttctaatccacttcctTACTTTAATCAAGAAGTACTTAAGCTAATCCAAACGGCCTCAATGATCCTGCTAAAAAAGTTTTCTCTAAAGGCAGGGACTTTCGGGATCTGCATAATGGAATATTATTTATGCAACTATGCAAGTTCTTATCTTACACTGCAACCTGTTATCAAAATCATGACAGTCACCTAGTATTCATACATTGGTGATGCTAGAATgattacaaatacaaatacaaattaagCATAGCTCTGGCATTTCATGAACACGTCGTGTTATAGCCAGTTCTCTTTTCTACTTTACAAAAATTCAATTGATATACATTACATAAAGGATGCATGAGCAGAGTAACAACATACTTACACCCAATGTAAACTACTTTACCTGTTGGAGGCATTGTTACCTTGTAGTTGAACCAAAGCGTGATATGCTCCACCGCGAATTGACAGAAGATCAGAATGTGAACCTTCCTCTACCACTTTGCCTTCCTTGATCACAGCAATCGAATTAGATTTCTGTATTGTGGACAGACGATGAGCCACCACGATACATGTACGACCATTCATCATCTTCTCAAGCGCTTCTTGGACTAAACTCTCTGAGACGCTATCAAGAGCGCTGGTTGCTTCATCTAGCAACAGGATGGACGGGTTCTTTAATATTGCACGTGCTAATGCCACTCTTTGTTTCTGACCTCCAGATAGCTGAGCTCCTCTGTCTCCGCAATATGTATTGTATCCATCTTTCATTCCACTGAAATTTAATACAAGAGGTTAGATGCACAGCATTTGATATTCAAATTTGTGAACAATATTGCAAATACTTTCTTTTGGAAGAGAAAAAAGGTCAGTGGAACAATTCTTACCTTATAAATTCATGTGCATTGGCAAGCTTTGCAGCATCTCTTATCTCCGAGTCTGTAGCATCCGGAGTCCCATAAGCAATGTTGTCATAGATGCTTCCTGCGAAAAGGGTTGGCTCTTGACTGACTAATGCAATTTGTGCCCTCAGTGTCCTCAAGCTGTAGTCCTTTATGTCACGTTCATCGATATGTACTGACCCTTTTAGCGGGTCATAAAATCTCTCAATGAGTCCAATAATAGTGGATTTTCCAGAACCACTCTGCCCCACTAGTGCTACTGTATTTCCAGCTCTGATCTTAAGGTTCAAGCCATTAAAGATCATTTGATCAGGTCTTGCTGGATAGGCAAAGAAAACATTTTTCAGTTCTACGCGGCCCTTCATACTTTTTTTCCCTGCATCGACTCCAGGTTTGAGCGGATCTATTTCAGTGTACCTGTCTAAAACTGAAAAAAGTGAACGAACTGCATTGTTTCCTCTGGATATATCTTTTGTCATGCTCCCTGCCTCTGCAATTGTGTATGCAGTAAAAAGCAATACCAGAAAAGCTTGGAAAAGTTCCTTAGCTTTTATCAGGTTTTGTTCTAGCAGCCTCCCCCCATACCAGTATGCCAAAGCCGTAGAAGCTGCTGCCAGAAATTGGGTGCTAAACAGGCCAATACCTGAATAATAAGACTGTTTGATACTCTCCTTTCTCGGGGCTTCCAAGCTTGCTTTAAAGAGCCCGAGTATTCTCTTTTGAGAAGAGAAAGCAGTTATAGTCCTATGGTTGATAACAGCTTCACTTGCTAGTTGACTTCCTTCCTTTTGTGCCCTTTGGGTTTTTTCAGATAAACTCTTTAACAGCACACTTCTAGCATAAAAACTCCCGATAAGAAACGGCTGTGCAGCCATCATTACAAGTGCTAGCCTCCAAGTGAGCACAAGTCCAAGAATATAAGCAAATGCAGAACCAAAAATTGCTTGAGTTAACAATGACATGCGGTCCCCAACAAGGGAGCGAACCATGTTGGCTTCAGTTGATATTCGAGCACAAATGGCTGCACTTGTATTCTCATCTTGATCAAACCAACCAATTTCAAAAGTCATTAACTTCTCAAGAAGTTTT
This genomic window contains:
- the LOC135147329 gene encoding NDR1/HIN1-like protein 2 is translated as MGATSRCCRWTIICFLCILIKFAFIFVVSIFFSWVNVRTEKSGASFYVEKFYVPALNSTAGGNYTVDNTTAINFVFNFFNRREHIGIYYDDLNVTFYYGRNKSLEIGSLKLSGFHQHGEENSYSRGSVEVKGVPWNTMARNGSKVDFRVDMATKVRYSEMFFMGKRRRVRVRAIVEVNDTTGLKIKKKSIRLKSGATKTGWRVSVAFSLLMVLLFQM
- the LOC135147221 gene encoding uncharacterized protein LOC135147221, encoding MNENYYAVTKLTEQQNGRFWIVLSCASILAFVFGVVFFFSWVTVITQKSGASFYVQKFYVPALNSTAGGNYTADNTTSISFVFNIRNTLNNIGIYYDDLNVTFSYGSDKSLEIGSYKLDGFHQHANENTYSGDSVAVKGVPWNTIAQNGSKVDFRVALATKVRYHQMFFKGKKRQVRIRAVVQVNDTTGLKIKKKSIRLTSGATETGRSTGASVAFSLLIILLFPI